One uncultured Desulfovibrio sp. genomic window, AAGCCGGTCTGTTCTTCAATAAACGGTTCCAGAGCCGCTGTGAGGGCCTCTGTGGCATTGTCGAAATCTTCCATGATTTCGTTGCCAGCCTCTATGCCCTGGTTGATGTAAGTATCGGCCATCTTGCGGCCCAGCGCGTACATGGCGTCAAACGATTTGACCAGTGCGGCAAGCCTTTCCTGTGATTTTTTGTTGTTCTCAAGAACAAATTTGTTTTTGAATTTCTCTGCATGCTCATGGAAGGTATTTGCCACTTCCTGCGCGTCTTTGTAACCATCAGGGTTGTGCGTTGCGGAAACGTCAGACAGGTATTGCTGCACCTGCACGGTTTGCAGTTTCATATCTGCAGCCAGCATGGCCAGCGGCATGCTTTCATTGCTTGTTGTGTCGGCAAGGCTGTCGGCCTGGCTCAGATTGTGGCGCATGATCAAGGCGCTGAGCAGCATCAGAAAAAAAATGGAACCAAAACCCAACCAAAGCCGGGTTGCTACTTTGAACTGCATGTCGCGCCTCCCCCAAAAGCATCAGGTTGAATGGCCGCAACAAGTGCGGACAAAAGTATTACACAGATATAACAAGTTGAAATTTATATGTTAAACGTGGGAATAATTCTAGCATCTACTATGAACCACAGAGTATGTGATACCCCGAAAATCGGCTTGGTATGCAGATGCAGCCATTCCAAGCATTTTGGTTATAATCAGCCTAATGCGCCTTGCGGACTGTGTCCATACACTGCGGCAAAAAAATATTGCTTATTGATTTCAGGAACTGCGGGGCGCGCGTGCGCAATATTTGCTGCACTGACGCAAAAAAGCCGCCCGGTGATGGACGGCCTTTTGCAAAGAACAATTGCGCTCAGGAGCTTCAGCCCTGATTTTTCATGTCGCGGATAAGCCCTTGCAACACCTGCGCCTGCTGCGCAAGGCCATCAACGGCATGCGCGGCATTTTCCATTGTCTGAGCCGTTTCGGCAGAAATGGTTGCAACCTGCTCAACGGATTTGTTGATCTCCTCGCTGGCGGCAGACTGCTGCTCGCTTGCAGCGGCAATAGCCTGAACCTGATCATTCACCAGGTGAACAAGCTCAAGAATCTGTTTGAGCGAACCGCCGGAGCGGATGGAAAGTTTGGTCGCCTCTTCAATGGCGCTGGCGCTCTGTTCCACATTCACAATATTTTTTCGTGTCCCGGCCTGAATATCACCAATGGCCCGGCCCACCTCCTGAGTGGCAGACATGGTTTTTTCCGCCAGTTTGCGCACCTCATCAGCAACAACGGCAAAGCCGCGCCCGGCATCGCCCGCCCGGGCAGCTTCTATGGCGGCGTTAAGCGCAAGCAGGTTGGTCTGGTCGGCAATGTCGGCAATAACACTCATAACTTGCCCGATGCTTTCGGCCTGTTTGCCCAGCACGTCCATATCCTGCCGGATGGCAAGGGATTGCGTGTGCACCGACTCAATGCCCTTGACCGCATCGTTGACAATTTGCGCGCCTTCCAGAGCCTGTTGCCGGGTCTGGTCTGCAATGCCGGCGGCCTGCTGCGCGTTTTGGGCAACTTCGCGCACGGTGGCGTTCATTTGCTCCATTGCCGTGGCTGTTTCGCGCACGCGGCCAGACTGATCGTCAGCCCCGCTGCGGGATTGGTCTATCTTGACCGCAAGATCCTGCGAAGCGCTGGAGACAATTTCAACCACATGTTCCAGTTGGCTGGCTGCGTGGAGCATCCCTTCGCTTTTGGCGCTCTCTGCAAGAGATTGCGCTTTTTGGGCTTCCGCAAGGGCTTTTCTGGCTTCTTCGCGGTCATGCTCCGCTTCAGCCTGTGCGGTGGAAGAAGCCTTGCGGTAGTTTGCCAGATTGTCTGCCGTGCTGTTTAGCGCCAGAGCCAGAGTGCTCAGGCTGGCAAAACTTCCGGCAGCGAGGCGTTCATCTGACTGCTGGGTGCCAAGGGTAGAGGCAAAAGACACACACTGGCGCATGGCGCGCAGATCCCTGTTGGTCAGGAAATATCCTGCGCAATACACCAGACATATGGCAAAAATAAACTCAATCCACATCAGGGTGCGCCGCGATGCGATGTCATCATTCATTTCGGCCATGGCTGTTTCAGCAAGGGCGGTAATATTTGCGTCAAATTTTTCAAAATGTTCGCGAAATGCCACGGCATAGGGCGTGGCTTCCTTTTCATAGGTCTTGTAGGTGAGGTAGCGCTGGTCTGCGGGGATATCCTTTAAGGGAGCAACAAGGCTCTGGCCGTTGTTCATGAATGCAATGGCCGCCTCGTGAGCTTTATCCGTCAAGGCTTTGGAGTCTGCGGGCAGCTTGAGGGAGGAGAGCGTGGCAAAGTGCTTTTTAACGGCGGCAATGGCTGTGTCTATTTGCTTGAGGTCTTTGTCAATATTGCTGCCAAGCATGATATTTCTTGTTAACCGACTAAAATAATTTATATTTTTAGTTACTTCCAGGGCAATAATTCTGCCTGCGATGGCGGTATCGCGGGTGTGGGCATATTTGATTTCAATATTGTTAATTGCCTGTAACGAAAAACAAAATAGCCCGGCCATGGCAATGGCCCCAACAGAAATAGTAAGGATAAATTTTCCACGTAACGTATGCAGTATCTGGCTGATCAAAACAGTTCCTCCGCAGGCAATTTAATATCATGATGGACGATTTACAGCGCAATATTGCTAACAAGCCGCATCGGCAGAAACTGTTTGCTGTTTATCAAGCCGCGTCATGCGTTGGTATCAATAGTAGTGATGCTGCAATTTTATTTTCGGAATTTATGTTATAATGTTTATGTTTCATAAATATAAATATTTTTTTCACATGCTGTGGCTTATGCGAAAAACAAATGCCTAAAAATACTATATTCGATAATATTTGCTTAGAAATATTTTTATGACTTGCTGTAGTAATGTTGATGTTATTTTTTTGGACAGGGCGGTGTGCTATTATTACAATTGAGTTATCTAATTTATGAACTGACTACTGCTGTATTGGTGGTATTTATATGTCTTGATGGGCTAAAAATCGCTCACAAATTTTTTGTTCATATTTTTATAGTATTTTGAGGAGCAGATGCCGCTCAATAATCTTTTTGAACTCACTATTTTTTTGAAATGTATGATTCGGCATAAACATGAAAAAAAATTATCCGATAAGTGTAGACCCTTGGGACGGTCATAATTAATTGTCCATATATCATGTTTCAAGACATTCTCTATAGTTTTATCCAGCATAAATATATTACTTACAACACAATTTGTATTCTGAAAAACTATCTCCATTTCCTTATTATTGATCGTATGCACTGAATATATGATTTGTTACCAATGTTTTGACAGGAAACAAAAACGTACTGGAACAGATATTGCTAATGATTTCAGGCAGGAAAAAAAGTAAAATCTGGAAGTAAGTGAGATGGTCATGAACAGACACAGGCTTATGAATATTTTTCGGTTTGATACGATCAGGGGGCGTATCCGCGCTTATACAATTGCCATTGTCTGTATTCCAATTATCATTGCAGCTCTTTTTTTTATTTTCTTTCAGCAAGAACGCCTTATCCAGCATGAAAAAAAGCAACTTGCTGAAACTCTGGGCCAAAATAAAAATACAATTGAAGCTTATGTGGACGTGTGCTTTCAGGATGTTTCATTTTTGACAAAAATTATTAAAGCGCACAGATCAGATATGAAAAGTGCTGCAAAAGAATTTAGCGATTACGATGAAAGCCATACAGGCATTGCAGCAGCGGTATTTGTTAATGCACAGGGCATTTCAGAAATTGACTCTATGGGCAAACCTGGTTTGTACGGGGGGGACAGGTATTACTTTAAACAAGCAATGATGGGCCGCCGCGCAATTACTACAGGAATCAACGGGCGTGTTTCTGGCAAGCCCGTGTGCATGTTTTCAATGCCAGTGACTAATCAGGATGGGGAATTTGACGGAGTCGTATTTTTGTCCATTCTCGTGGGCGAGCTTGACGCATGGCTGCACGGATCTTTTGTGCCGGACAAGCAGGGGTTGATACTGTGCGATGCGCAGGGAAACATACTCGCACCCCACAGGGTGGTTGCAAGCAACGCAGACGATGCAGCAAAGCAAATTCCCTTGCAGCTTATGCAACTTGATGAACATGGTCAGGTATTCGTGAACGATCAGGGCGTGAGCATGCTCGGCGCTTCCGTTGCTGTTGGGAACGGCGGTTGGCGGCTGGTGTATTTTCGGTCAGTAGACGAAATTCTGACAGGGTACCGCTGGCTTACAATTTTTGTCGGCCTTGGATCGCTGTGCGCCATATTGTTCATGATGCCACTGATGCGGCGCTTTTGTCGCAGCATTGAAGCCCCGCTTGAGGAGCTTACGGCCTATGCGCTTGAGCTGCGTAAAAATAATTATGAGGCAACAGGGCAATTGTGTGACCAGAAAGATATGCCCAGCGAACTCAAAATTCTGTTTGATGCGTTTACCGTAATGAGTTTCAGGGTCGCCAGGCAGATTAAAAAGGCCGAGGCCGTGAGCCTGAAAGACGCGCTGACAGGCCTGCATAACCGTCGTTTTTTGCAGGTTATGGGTACGGAATTTCTTAAAAAAACGCATTCATCAGGCCAGCAGTGCGCCTGCCTGATGCTTGATATCGACCACTTTAAAACTATCAACGACACCTTTGGGCACAATGCGGGCGATATGGTGTTGCAGCACACTGCGCGGATAATCAATGCCAGCGTGCGTAGTGCGGACCTCCTAGTGCGCTATGGAGGCGAGGAGTTTGTGGTTCTTGTTGCCTGTACGGATGCCCGGCAAGGCGAAGAGCTTGCCCACCGCATACGGCATGCGGTGGCAGCGAACCCCTTGCTGCATGACGACAACTCGCTTTCGGTAACAATAAGCATTGGGGTGGCGGTATGCGCAGATATGGCAGACATGGTGGAATCGCCAGAATCCGCCGAGGCGGCGTTGGCCGTCATGCTGATCCGGGCAGATAAAGCCCTGTATGCAGCCAAGGAAGCGGGGCGTGATGCCGTGGTAGTTGCAGCCTGAAGCGGCGACCGCATCATGCCATGTTACACCTAAATCAGTAACAGCCCGCAAAAGCGGTTATCTGTTAGCCTTGAGCGATAGAAGGTGGCAGGGAGCCTTTGTGCAGAATTGTGCGCACGGCCTGCCACCTTTCTTTTCTTGTCGTACGCGTTCGATTGGCTACAGACTGAAACTCATGCTGTTATGGATCACGTATGTCATTCTGAGATTGAAATGTTGTTATCAATAATTTCTGCTTATCTGCTTTAGTCATACTGTCAAAACATCTAATGTATGTTCGTAATGCCCAAGATAAAGAAATTGTTGTTACTATACTAATTCGGCTGTCTTGTTGCATCCGTGTTCTCTCGTGCCATTGCCTCAACGTATTCTCTTAATGCCACGGCATTATTCATTTCTGTAGCTTTGGCGGCGTAGAGCAGTATCACTATCGGATTCTGGCGAAGGATGGTTTGCAGTTGCGCAACAGCAGCCGGGGCGGCATCAAGCTCGGCGAAATAGCGCTCCTTGAATTCTGGCCATTTGGTTTCATCGTGTGCGAACCACTTTCGCAGGTTGTTTGATGGGGCGATATCTTTTAGCCACACATCCCACAGGGCGGCGCTTTTGGAAATCCCGCGGGGCCACAGCCTGTCCACAAGAACCCGTATTCCTGCTGGCTCGGCATCGTGTGCGTATACGCGGCGCAAAATAATGTTCATGGCAGTTAACCCTGTTTGGGGCGAGGCATACTGGGGGCACTTCTGCGGCCAGTAGGGCACGGGATCAGCCTTTATAGCCGATGCGCCGCAGCAAAGGCTGGGCAGTCTGTGCGCGAGAGCCTACAGGCCGGGGCAGCTTTTCTAAAATTGCGCAGCGTGATGGACAATGCAAGTCAAAATAGCCGAGTGACTTACCCGGCAGATTTCTTCGCCCGCAATCAGATGGATGGAAAGAGGTTTAAGCACGGCGGCCCGCATTGGGAGATATGGTAGGGAGATTATAGCGGCGTGCTGCGGATTTGCGCCGTGTAGCGCCCGCTTAAAGGAAAAATCCTGGAATGATTATATAAGTTGACAGGCTCGGCAGTTCCGCGTAGATACACCTTTCGCGTCGGGATGTAGCGCAGCCTGGGAGCGCACTTGAATGGGGTTCAAGGGGTCGAAGGTTCAAATCCTTTCATCCCGACCAGAGATTTAAAGGGAATTCATGGAAACATGGATTCCCTTTTCTCGTTTTTAACGGCTGTTTTTCCGCTTTCAATCGACAAAAAACCAGATTTCCCTGTCTGCAAGTTCAAAAAATCTGTTTTTTTACCTCACCACGCATAATTTGTGCCAAAAACAGTTGCCTGACTGTTGTCGTCAAGAAAAAAAAGGAATATGCAGAAAGCAAACCTGTTTTTTCGGCAAAACCAAGGAGGGTCATCATGTTTAAGCGTCTTATGCTTGCATTGGTTCTGTCCCTTGCACTCGCGGCTCCTGCGGCTGCGGAAAACACCGGCGTTTATGGCGGTCTAAAATTTATTGATTCCATTCAAAGCACTGGCCCGTTCTCTTTGAGCGGGGATGTGAAGGGGCTTGGCGTAGGTCAGTATTCGCAAAACACCGTTGGGGGCGGCATTTTTGTGGGGTACGACTTTTACCCGCAGTTTCAGGTGCCCATGCGCACAGAACTGGAATACGCGATACGAAGCAATATGACCAAAACCTGGGATCAGAAGGTAAATGGCGGAACGGCCTCGTTTAAGGGCGAGTGGGGCGTGCAGACGCTGTTTGCCAACGCATATTGGGACTTCCACAACTCCACGGCCTTTACTCCTTACCTCGGCGGTGGCCTTGGCATGGGATTCATCAAGACCAAGTACACTGCAGACGTTGACGGCGATGGGGATTCCGGCAGCCTGACGCAGTATGATACCGTTTTTGCATGGAATCTGGGCGCGGGCTGTTCCTATGCCTTTACGGAAAACATCTCGGCAGATCTGGCCTACCGCTTTGTGGGGCTGGGCTATACCGACATCAGCAAGCGCGTTGACGACAACAAGGTTTCCATCGGCAATACTCCGTATGCCAATGAATTCAGCCTTGGCCTGCGCTTTACGTTCTAGGCATAGGAAACGACAAACTGTCAGCTAGATCAGTGGGCCGGGGATTTCTCCGGCCCTTTTTTTGTGTGTTATTGCCGCAATAACCGCGCTTGGCTACGGTTGACCATATCGATAGATAAATAATATAAAGTATCTTGTCGCCACCCTGTCACTGGAGATGTTATGGACCTGAAAAAAGGACAAGACATAATTGATGGCTTTGACGCGCTGTTACAGTCTACAGATCCAGCCCTCGCGCATGTGCGGGTGGCGGCAGACGCATGGACGCTTACGGAAATTGTCGGCCATCTTGTAGATTCTGCTGCCAACAACCATCAACGGTTTGCTCGCTTGATATCGGGCAATCTTGAGCAGTTTCCCCCGTATGAAGCGGAAACTTTTGTAGCGGTTCAGCAGTATGACGGCTGTGATTTTGCAGAAATGGCAAAGTTCTGGCGGCAGTATAACTGGATGCTCATGCACATAATGCGGGCAATACCAGCCACAGCTCTTGAGAATATGTGGCAGCGCCCGGATGGGGCAAAGTCGCTACGGACTCTTGTTGAAGGCTATTTTGAGCATATACAGATGCACACAGACCAGTATCGCGAGCGCATGCAGCAAATACAGGATCTAGCGCACATCTGACGCCTTATCTTCAATATTGAAATGGCAAAAAAATACAAACGAGAAAAGGGAATTCATGTTTCCATGAATTCCCTTTAAATCTCTGGTCGGGATGAAAGGATTTGAACCTTCGACCCCTTGAACCCCATTCAAGTGCGCTCCCAGGCTGCGCTACATCCCGACGCGAAAAGAGTAACTACGCGGAACAGCCCTGCCTGTCAACATTTTTGCAACATTATTTTGCGTTTTTTAAGACTAATCCCACAAGCGGCGGAAGATACAGGGTGATATCCCCCTCATACCGACCCGGCAGGGGAGCAGTAAAATGCTCTGTTGGCGGGCTTTTTACTGCCAGATTGCCATGCCCGGCAAAGCGGATTTCGTCAGACGAAAGCAGCTCCGCATACTTGCCGGGGCTTACAGCAAAGCGCAGGCCTTTTTGCGCCACAAGCTCGTGAAAGTTGAAGGCAAAGAGCAGTTGCCCTCGCTCAAAGGCCAGCAGGCGTTTTTCTTCATGTATAAAGCGGAACATGGGCGGCTGGGCAAAGTCCTCAAGGTGGCTTTGCACAAGGGCGAGCATCTGCCTGTCCCATGAGGCCAGGGAGTGATATTTCAGCCCCGGGTCGTCCGCCAGCCGCCATTGACGGTGCGCTTTTTTTTCCGCATCCAGCCATTCGGGATGCCCGAATTCGCAACCCATAAAGTTCAGATAGCCCGCATCTGCCGTTGCCAGCGTTATAAGCCGCATGAGCCGATAAAAGGCCAGCCCGCGCGATATGTTCCAGCTCTCGGCCTTGTTGCCCATATGGCCGTACATGGCATCGCCCAGCAACCGCCAGATCATGGCATCGCTGCCGTTGATGTGCTGGTCGTGGCATTCCACATAGCTGATTGTGCGGTCGTAGGGCCGATGGTTGGTCATTTCATACCACAGGCTGCCCATGTCGCGCGGCTCTTCAATGCACTTGGCCCAGTAATCGGGAATACCCATTGCAAAGCGGTAATCAAAGCCAAGGCCGCCTTGCTCTGGCGGGCAGGTCAGCCCCGGCATGCCGGAAAATTCTTCGGCAATGGTCATGGCTGATGGGGCAAGCTCATGCGTGAGGGCATTGGCAAGGTTGAGATACAGCTCCCCGTTCACATCTGCGCGGGGCAGGCCGTTTTTGCCGTAAAAGCAGCGCCCCACATGAGAAAAGTCGTCATCCTCGCCAAAATCCGCATAGAGCATGTTGCCCACGGCATCAAAGCGGAAGCCGTCCACGTGGAATTCTTCCAGCCAGTAGCGGCAATTGGAGAGCAGAAAACGCCGCGTTGCCTCCTGACTGAAGTCAAAAGATGGCGTTCCCCACTGGTTTTGCTGCTCGGTAAAAAAATACCTGCTGCCATCGTACTGCGCCAGCCCTTGCTCCGTGTTGGCGCTGGCGTGGCCGTGGGGCACATCAAGTATCACCGCCAGCCCCAGGCCGTGCGCGGTGTCCACAAGCTCCTTAAAGCCGTCCGGGGTGCCGTAGCGAGAGGACGGCGCAAAATAGCTGCCCACCTGATAGCCAAAGGATTTGTACAGCGGGTGCTCCAGTATGCCCATGAGCTGCACCGCCGTGTAGCCGCAAGCCTTGATGTGGGGCAGGATGTCGCGGCAAAAATCCGCATAGCTGCCCACGCTGTCGCCCTTGTGCGCCTGCGCTGATTGCGCCATGCCCACATGAGCCTCGTAAATACGTGGAAAGGCCTGCCGGGCAGGGCGGTGATGCTTGACGCGGTAGGGTTCATCCGGCAGCCACAGGCGGGCGCACCATTGCTCCGGCACAGCCGCGTTCTGTTCCACCCAGTTGGCAAAGGCTGGCACGCGCTTGAGGGCCTTGCCGGGGTGCTGCGCGTCCTGCGCATGCGCGGGAACCAGCCGCAACTCCACGTAGGTGCCGTGTTGCAGGGCATCGCCGGGCAGTTCCAGTTCAAAAATGCCGTCTGCACAGCGCTCAAAGCGATATTTGGCGTGGCGCTGAAAGTTCAGTTTGTCGGTGGTGAGCCACAGGCTTTCGGCATTGGGCATGTATTCGCGCCAGCGCCAGATGTTGCCTGCGGGCGTTGTGAGGCGGTGAGCGCCAAAGGTGAGATGCTGACCAGCGTAGGCGCTCAGCGAACCGTAGAGGGTGCGTATGCGCTCAATTTCAGCCATACAGGCTTGGGTGCGGCGTTGAATGAAGGGGCGGTACTGCTCCAGGGCAGGGTCATCCAAAGGACTGCCGGGAGAAGCGGAAGGCATGGCGGATCTCCTGTTTATGGTTGCCCGAAAGTGGCGGGCGCAGGCTCGTCATGCATTGCCCGTCCGGCCCGGAAGCCGGACGGGCACAAGGGCCATTGCTGGCCCAGAAGCGTCAGTTATTTGCAGCAGGCGCGCCAATCCTTGGCCGAAAGTTCGGCAAGGCATTCCACCAGAGCCTGAGTGCCCTTGCTGCCCTGGCCCTTGGCCTGCAGGATGCGGTAAAGCTGGTCAGCCAGGGTGATGCCGGGCAGCACAAGCTTCATGCGGCGGCATTCGTCAAGGCAGAGGCCCAGATCCTTGATGAAGTGGTCGATGAAGAAGCCGGGGGCAAAGTCGCCCTTGAGCATGCGGCGGCCAAGGGTGTTCATGGCAAAGCTGCCGCCGGAACCGGCAACCACAAGTTCCATCCACTTGGCAACGTCAAGGCCTGCTTCCTGCGCAAAGAGGAAGGATTCGCAGGTGCTGATCATCACGCCAGCAATGGCGGCCTGATTGGCAAGCTTGCCCTTCTGGCCAAAGCCAGCGCCGCCGCAGTGCAGAATGTTGGTGCCCATCTTGTTGAAGCAGGGCAGTACGCGCTCGTAAGCCGCGTTGTCGCCGCCCACAAAGATGGAGAGCTTGGCATCGCGCGCGCCCACATCGCCGCCGGTAACAGGGGCGTCCAGTGATTCGCAGCCCTGCTTTTTGGCGGCAGCGGCAATGCGCTCGGCCAGCACGGGGCTGGAGGTGCTCATGTCGCACACAATGCCGCCAGCGGCCAGGCCGCGCAGCACGCCGTTTTCGCCCAGCGTCACTTCTTCCACATCATGGGGGTAGCCCACAATGGTAAAGACCACGTCAGAGGCTTCGGCGACGGCGCGGGGGGTATCGGCCCACTTGGCGCCCTTGGCGAGCAGGGGTTCGGTTTTGGCCTTGGTGCGGTTATATACGGTCAGCGGCCAGCCGGCTGCCTGAAGGTGTCCAGCCATCGAAAGGCCCATAACACCCGTGCCAATCCAGCCAATACGCATTTTGTCAGCCATTGATTCTCTCCTTTTGTCTACTGAAAACGGCGTTCAAGAATTGCTTTCTGCATGGCCTCGCGCGAAACGGTTTTGTTTTTGCGCACCGCGTCCACGTGGAGCCGATACAGTTCAAGGTTTCGATGCATGTTCTCATTGAAGGGGTCATTGCCGCTGAAATCTTTTGCAAGGGATGCATCTGCGGCGGCAAGAACTTCGGGAGCAAGCAACGCGCTTTCTTCTACCTTGCTGCGGTAGAAGGTGAGGGACTTTTCAATGCTCGTATCAAGCATCACAAGGCCCCGGTTGGCAGTATCCAATATCTGCTTGAGCTTTTCAAGGGCCGCACCCTTGGCAGAAGCTTTTTCACGCTCCATACTTTCAATTTGCGTTTTCAAACTGTTACGTCTGCTGGAGTAATTTCTTATGGTTTCGATCATATATACGCCAGTACGCAGCAGCGATTGCGCTTCAAGCTGCTTCTGACGTTCCAGCATGATATTGTTTTCCTTGATGGTATTGCGCAGATCCTGAAGATTCTTGCGGGATGCCTCATCCGGCGCGGCCGCCAGCAGACGGTCGAGCTCATCAAGAGGATTACGGGCGGTCTGGCCGTCCTGCGCCAGCGGGGCCAGTTTTTCGCCAGCCTTGTTCCATTCTGCGGTCAGTTCCTGCGGACGCCCGCCGCCGGGAGTGTTGATACCCGATATCACAGGGCGAAAGCCCAGATCGCGGGCGTGTGCGGGGCCGTCTGTGAGAAAAAATGGCATTTCTTCCCTGCGGCCAGGCAGAATCTCCGCATCGCCAGAGAGGAAGGAGCCGCCCTTGCGCACAAAGCCGCCAGCAGAGCCGTGCAAACGGCCAGCCATTGAAAAGCGAAAGGCATCCAGCACCATTTCCGCCGCATTGCCAGCGGTGTCGTAAATGCCAAGCGGATTGGGCTTGCGCGAACCTATGTTTGCCATGCCCTCGGCCCTTGCGCCTTGCTCCGGCCTGTAAACGGCGTAGTCGGCCTTGCTCTCCCCGGTGGGCAGGGCAAAAAAATCCTCCTGCAACAGCAGCTGGCTGCCAGCAGTCTGCCCGCCGCGCGCGGCGTATTCCCATTCCGTTTCAGTGGGCAGGCGCACAAAGCCTACGTTGCGCTGGTCGCCAGCAAAGCGCGGCAGCGAATCGGGCGCGTTCTGCAAAAGCCATGTGGTGTAACGGCGGGTAAAGTCCACGGCATCGTACCAGCTCATATCTGTAGCGGGGCGGGCCGCTTCCGCGCCAGGGTTTGCAGTATCCGGGCAGGCATTGTCCATCACGGCATGCCATTGCAGGTTGCTGACTTCGTACTTAGCCACAAGATAAAAGTAGTTCTGCCCCTGCGGAGCCTGTTTGCGCCAGGCTGCGGGCAGGTCTTCAAGCGTAAAAGCCCCGGAAAGCGCGGTATTGTAGCGCCGGTCGTAGAAGGCTCGATCCTGATGGGCACTGTCGTCCACACCGGGGCGCATGGGCATATCCCACAGCAAGCCTTTGGCGGGCACTGCCACCAGCTTGAAAACCATGCTCAGGCCGCAGGGCATGGGCAGGATGATGTCGTTATCCGCCGGTTTGGGATTATAGGCGTCAGCCGTACTCACATCGGCCTTGCGGGCCAGGGCCGCCAGCACGGATTGCGAGGCGCAGGGGGCAAGAAGCAGGGCG contains:
- a CDS encoding diguanylate cyclase, with amino-acid sequence MNIFRFDTIRGRIRAYTIAIVCIPIIIAALFFIFFQQERLIQHEKKQLAETLGQNKNTIEAYVDVCFQDVSFLTKIIKAHRSDMKSAAKEFSDYDESHTGIAAAVFVNAQGISEIDSMGKPGLYGGDRYYFKQAMMGRRAITTGINGRVSGKPVCMFSMPVTNQDGEFDGVVFLSILVGELDAWLHGSFVPDKQGLILCDAQGNILAPHRVVASNADDAAKQIPLQLMQLDEHGQVFVNDQGVSMLGASVAVGNGGWRLVYFRSVDEILTGYRWLTIFVGLGSLCAILFMMPLMRRFCRSIEAPLEELTAYALELRKNNYEATGQLCDQKDMPSELKILFDAFTVMSFRVARQIKKAEAVSLKDALTGLHNRRFLQVMGTEFLKKTHSSGQQCACLMLDIDHFKTINDTFGHNAGDMVLQHTARIINASVRSADLLVRYGGEEFVVLVACTDARQGEELAHRIRHAVAANPLLHDDNSLSVTISIGVAVCADMADMVESPESAEAALAVMLIRADKALYAAKEAGRDAVVVAA
- a CDS encoding DUF488 domain-containing protein, which gives rise to MNIILRRVYAHDAEPAGIRVLVDRLWPRGISKSAALWDVWLKDIAPSNNLRKWFAHDETKWPEFKERYFAELDAAPAAVAQLQTILRQNPIVILLYAAKATEMNNAVALREYVEAMARENTDATRQPN
- a CDS encoding outer membrane protein, with translation MFKRLMLALVLSLALAAPAAAENTGVYGGLKFIDSIQSTGPFSLSGDVKGLGVGQYSQNTVGGGIFVGYDFYPQFQVPMRTELEYAIRSNMTKTWDQKVNGGTASFKGEWGVQTLFANAYWDFHNSTAFTPYLGGGLGMGFIKTKYTADVDGDGDSGSLTQYDTVFAWNLGAGCSYAFTENISADLAYRFVGLGYTDISKRVDDNKVSIGNTPYANEFSLGLRFTF
- a CDS encoding DinB family protein, translating into MDLKKGQDIIDGFDALLQSTDPALAHVRVAADAWTLTEIVGHLVDSAANNHQRFARLISGNLEQFPPYEAETFVAVQQYDGCDFAEMAKFWRQYNWMLMHIMRAIPATALENMWQRPDGAKSLRTLVEGYFEHIQMHTDQYRERMQQIQDLAHI
- a CDS encoding alpha-amylase family glycosyl hydrolase, whose translation is MPSASPGSPLDDPALEQYRPFIQRRTQACMAEIERIRTLYGSLSAYAGQHLTFGAHRLTTPAGNIWRWREYMPNAESLWLTTDKLNFQRHAKYRFERCADGIFELELPGDALQHGTYVELRLVPAHAQDAQHPGKALKRVPAFANWVEQNAAVPEQWCARLWLPDEPYRVKHHRPARQAFPRIYEAHVGMAQSAQAHKGDSVGSYADFCRDILPHIKACGYTAVQLMGILEHPLYKSFGYQVGSYFAPSSRYGTPDGFKELVDTAHGLGLAVILDVPHGHASANTEQGLAQYDGSRYFFTEQQNQWGTPSFDFSQEATRRFLLSNCRYWLEEFHVDGFRFDAVGNMLYADFGEDDDFSHVGRCFYGKNGLPRADVNGELYLNLANALTHELAPSAMTIAEEFSGMPGLTCPPEQGGLGFDYRFAMGIPDYWAKCIEEPRDMGSLWYEMTNHRPYDRTISYVECHDQHINGSDAMIWRLLGDAMYGHMGNKAESWNISRGLAFYRLMRLITLATADAGYLNFMGCEFGHPEWLDAEKKAHRQWRLADDPGLKYHSLASWDRQMLALVQSHLEDFAQPPMFRFIHEEKRLLAFERGQLLFAFNFHELVAQKGLRFAVSPGKYAELLSSDEIRFAGHGNLAVKSPPTEHFTAPLPGRYEGDITLYLPPLVGLVLKNAK
- a CDS encoding NAD(P)-dependent oxidoreductase, coding for MADKMRIGWIGTGVMGLSMAGHLQAAGWPLTVYNRTKAKTEPLLAKGAKWADTPRAVAEASDVVFTIVGYPHDVEEVTLGENGVLRGLAAGGIVCDMSTSSPVLAERIAAAAKKQGCESLDAPVTGGDVGARDAKLSIFVGGDNAAYERVLPCFNKMGTNILHCGGAGFGQKGKLANQAAIAGVMISTCESFLFAQEAGLDVAKWMELVVAGSGGSFAMNTLGRRMLKGDFAPGFFIDHFIKDLGLCLDECRRMKLVLPGITLADQLYRILQAKGQGSKGTQALVECLAELSAKDWRACCK
- a CDS encoding SUMF1/EgtB/PvdO family nonheme iron enzyme, whose amino-acid sequence is MKSDLRIRNLAPLQWGFAAAVCCALLLAPCASQSVLAALARKADVSTADAYNPKPADNDIILPMPCGLSMVFKLVAVPAKGLLWDMPMRPGVDDSAHQDRAFYDRRYNTALSGAFTLEDLPAAWRKQAPQGQNYFYLVAKYEVSNLQWHAVMDNACPDTANPGAEAARPATDMSWYDAVDFTRRYTTWLLQNAPDSLPRFAGDQRNVGFVRLPTETEWEYAARGGQTAGSQLLLQEDFFALPTGESKADYAVYRPEQGARAEGMANIGSRKPNPLGIYDTAGNAAEMVLDAFRFSMAGRLHGSAGGFVRKGGSFLSGDAEILPGRREEMPFFLTDGPAHARDLGFRPVISGINTPGGGRPQELTAEWNKAGEKLAPLAQDGQTARNPLDELDRLLAAAPDEASRKNLQDLRNTIKENNIMLERQKQLEAQSLLRTGVYMIETIRNYSSRRNSLKTQIESMEREKASAKGAALEKLKQILDTANRGLVMLDTSIEKSLTFYRSKVEESALLAPEVLAAADASLAKDFSGNDPFNENMHRNLELYRLHVDAVRKNKTVSREAMQKAILERRFQ